The Streptococcus pantholopis genome has a segment encoding these proteins:
- a CDS encoding TMEM175 family protein: MKKIYERFDTLSDAIIAIIMTILVLGISAPETAEELPGFMKEVSLYLISFILLINVWYRRTKLTLISPITKLEAFVADVGLHALLTLFPLAIKMLVTYANPLLSVLFFGVVNLLVMCFLNAIPIIELGDHWVRGDFSEKVHRFYHRRLLLTFASHLIVLVLACCFSRVGVYVYLLLPLVDFWANYNRDKRLNTILNNKEELRQVLSKKLRLQKEKS, translated from the coding sequence ATGAAAAAAATTTATGAGCGCTTTGACACTCTTAGTGATGCTATCATTGCTATCATTATGACAATCTTGGTTTTGGGGATTTCAGCGCCGGAGACTGCGGAGGAACTTCCCGGCTTTATGAAAGAAGTCAGCCTCTATCTGATCAGCTTTATACTTTTAATCAATGTTTGGTACCGCAGGACAAAGCTTACACTCATCTCTCCCATTACCAAACTGGAAGCTTTTGTTGCAGATGTTGGCCTGCATGCTCTTTTAACCCTTTTCCCTCTGGCTATTAAAATGTTGGTTACTTATGCTAATCCTTTGCTGTCTGTCTTGTTTTTCGGTGTAGTGAATCTGCTGGTGATGTGTTTTTTAAATGCTATTCCGATTATTGAGTTGGGGGATCACTGGGTCAGGGGAGATTTTTCTGAAAAGGTCCACCGTTTTTATCATCGCCGCCTCCTTCTCACTTTTGCATCACACCTTATAGTATTAGTGCTAGCCTGCTGTTTCAGCCGGGTAGGCGTTTATGTTTATCTGCTGCTTCCTCTGGTGGATTTCTGGGCTAACTATAATCGTGATAAACGCTTGAACACTATCTTGAATAATAAAGAGGAACTGCGGCAGGTGCTTTCAAAGAAGCTGCGGCTGCAGAAAGAGAAAAGTTAA
- the hisS gene encoding histidine--tRNA ligase: MQLQKPKGTQDILPADSAKWQYVEAVARDTFKKYHYGEIRTPIFEHYEVISRSVGDTTDIVTKEMYDFYDKGERHITLRPEGTAPVVRSYVENKLFAPEVQKPVKMYYMGPMFRYERPQAGRLREFHQIGVECFGSKNPATDVETIAMAYQLFSALGVKDVTLHLNSLGNTASRAAYRQALIDYLTPMRDSLSKDSQRRLEENPLRVLDSKEEEDQAAVAHAPSILDYLDEESQAHFAAVCEMLEGLAISYVIDTNMVRGLDYYNHTIFEFMAKVGKSELTICAGGRYDGLVDYFGGPKTAGFGFGLGLERLLLILDKQGTELPVEENLDVYIAVLGKKANGKALELVQALRRQGFSAERDYLGRKIKAQFKSADSFRAAAVITLGETEVETGQITIKNNATRKEVRASFEDLVTDFAAIFEKVLS; encoded by the coding sequence ATGCAGTTACAAAAACCAAAGGGGACACAGGATATTCTGCCTGCAGACAGTGCTAAGTGGCAGTATGTTGAGGCAGTTGCGCGTGACACCTTTAAAAAATATCATTATGGCGAAATTAGGACACCGATATTTGAACATTATGAGGTTATCAGCCGTTCGGTCGGCGACACAACTGATATTGTGACCAAAGAGATGTATGATTTCTATGATAAGGGAGAGCGCCACATTACGCTTCGTCCGGAAGGGACAGCGCCTGTTGTACGTTCTTATGTGGAAAATAAGCTCTTTGCACCGGAAGTGCAAAAACCGGTCAAGATGTATTATATGGGCCCGATGTTCCGCTATGAACGTCCGCAGGCAGGCCGCCTGCGCGAATTTCACCAAATCGGGGTGGAGTGCTTCGGCTCTAAAAATCCGGCAACTGATGTGGAAACAATTGCTATGGCCTACCAGCTTTTCAGCGCATTGGGGGTTAAGGATGTGACCCTGCATCTTAACAGTCTTGGGAATACTGCCAGCCGTGCAGCTTACCGTCAGGCTTTGATTGATTATTTGACGCCCATGCGTGACAGCTTGTCAAAAGACAGCCAGCGCCGCTTGGAGGAAAATCCGCTGCGTGTTCTGGATTCTAAGGAGGAAGAAGATCAGGCTGCAGTTGCTCATGCGCCCTCCATTCTTGATTATCTTGATGAAGAGTCGCAGGCGCATTTTGCTGCTGTGTGCGAAATGCTTGAAGGGCTTGCTATCTCTTATGTGATTGACACGAATATGGTACGCGGTCTTGATTACTACAATCACACGATTTTTGAGTTTATGGCCAAAGTCGGGAAATCTGAGCTGACTATCTGTGCCGGAGGGCGTTATGATGGCTTGGTTGACTATTTTGGAGGACCTAAAACCGCTGGTTTTGGTTTTGGTCTTGGTCTGGAGCGTTTACTGCTTATTCTTGATAAACAAGGCACTGAGCTCCCTGTTGAAGAAAACTTAGATGTTTACATTGCAGTTTTGGGTAAAAAAGCTAACGGCAAAGCTTTGGAATTGGTTCAGGCTCTTCGCAGGCAGGGTTTCTCAGCAGAACGTGACTATCTGGGACGTAAGATTAAGGCGCAGTTCAAGTCGGCTGATAGCTTTAGGGCAGCGGCTGTTATTACTTTGGGGGAAACTGAAGTAGAGACAGGACAGATTACAATTAAAAACAATGCCACACGCAAAGAAGTCAGAGCAAGTTTTGAGGATCTAGTCACTGATTTTGCGGCTATTTTCGAAAAGGTACTCTCTTAA
- the rpmF gene encoding 50S ribosomal protein L32 yields the protein MAVPARRTSKAKKNKRRTHYKLTAPVVKFDETTGDYSRSHRVSLKGYYKGRQIAKAKTAE from the coding sequence ATGGCAGTACCTGCACGTCGCACATCAAAAGCGAAAAAAAATAAACGTCGGACACACTACAAACTGACAGCTCCAGTTGTAAAATTTGACGAAACAACCGGAGACTACTCACGTTCACACCGTGTATCCCTCAAGGGCTACTACAAAGGACGTCAAATCGCCAAAGCTAAAACAGCTGAATAA
- the rpmG gene encoding 50S ribosomal protein L33, translating to MRVNITLEHKESGERLYLTSKNKRNTPDRLQLKKYSPKLRKHVIFTEVK from the coding sequence ATGCGCGTCAATATAACACTTGAACACAAAGAATCCGGCGAACGCTTGTATCTGACTTCTAAAAACAAACGTAACACTCCGGACCGTCTTCAGCTGAAAAAATACTCACCAAAATTGCGCAAACACGTGATTTTTACTGAAGTGAAATAA
- a CDS encoding type I restriction endonuclease subunit R, whose protein sequence is MQYTGETKFEKQLIAQLSSGESPWTYRGDLKTEAMLWDNFFAKLAQNNVAVLNDVPLTEQEKAQIKNQLNFVNYYEAAKWLAGENGIAKVQVQREDVSLGTIRLSVIWRDNIAGGTSSYEIVNQVERPKISPADQDRRLDVTLLINGLPMIQIELKNHQHPFMDAFRQIVKYDREEKFRGIYASLQMFVASNITETRYIAAAKENKLNDQFLTKWVDKDNQPVIDLFAFADQVLTIPRAHQMVMQYSIIDDAKKALILLRPYQIHAIEAIQTASKRQQSGYVWHTTGSGKTLTSYKVARNLLQIPSIQKTIFVVDRRDLDQQTTSSFLSYAANDIVDIDETDNTQQLVKRLSADDRRVVVTTIQKINTMLRKIEEGKYKREASKIKQLHVAFVVDECHRAVTPLAQKTISKFFINSLWYGFTGTPIFVENKRRQLGDLAQTTQQQYGSRLHEYTVKEAIHDKAVLGFRIDYKNTLITDRPEEDIPDEIYESEDHMLTVLDAIINQSRGQLGFQNGVGKTYAAILTVKSIAMAQKYYDLIKRVKEGKTSVTISERVKQVLPDFPKVTITYSVTENNEDSTLNQDKMKLAIDDYNQNFGTHYTISELRAFNSDVNDRLARKKDKYLFREEQLDLVIVVNRLLTGFDAPCLSTIFIDRKPMQPQDLIQAFSRTNRIFDGPKKYGQIITFQTPHLFKDAVDNALRLYSNGGENDVLAPEWPEERANFDEKLANLRTHISDEPDLGIDIANASTELLKKFAKAYQEFDKYFASIQVYSEYNQEQVFAETGLNQELIESYTGTYQNVIDEIRRRREDGDNGDEPIDVMYELESVHVDDINYEYIISLIQAFIPQSDGESKELSAKDIETVDSYIANLSKTNSGLAQIIANLWLEIQMDPESYRGKSIANILDQMIESVIDNEVRKLAKKWYMGYDQLLYLVKHYRKGSDKQLGESELSNSQRYKDYKTEVAEALNPLKYKIQIKKDYTKLIEEVIEPLRGRR, encoded by the coding sequence ATGCAGTACACAGGTGAAACTAAATTTGAAAAACAGTTGATTGCTCAGCTCTCATCAGGTGAAAGTCCATGGACCTATCGGGGTGATTTGAAAACAGAAGCAATGCTTTGGGATAATTTTTTTGCCAAACTAGCGCAAAATAATGTTGCTGTTTTAAATGATGTTCCTCTGACCGAACAGGAAAAAGCTCAGATTAAAAATCAGCTCAACTTTGTCAATTATTATGAAGCCGCCAAATGGCTGGCAGGTGAAAACGGTATCGCCAAGGTTCAAGTCCAACGTGAAGACGTCAGCCTTGGTACGATACGCCTTTCAGTTATTTGGCGCGATAATATTGCAGGCGGAACTTCATCATATGAGATTGTCAATCAGGTGGAACGGCCTAAAATCTCTCCGGCCGACCAAGACAGGCGTTTAGATGTGACGCTCCTCATCAATGGTCTGCCTATGATTCAGATTGAACTCAAAAATCATCAACATCCCTTTATGGATGCCTTTCGCCAAATCGTTAAGTACGATCGAGAAGAAAAATTCCGCGGCATCTATGCCAGCCTGCAAATGTTTGTAGCATCAAACATAACTGAAACCCGCTATATTGCAGCTGCTAAGGAAAACAAGCTCAATGATCAATTTCTGACCAAGTGGGTGGACAAAGATAATCAGCCAGTCATTGACCTTTTCGCTTTTGCCGATCAAGTCCTAACCATCCCGCGTGCCCATCAAATGGTCATGCAATATTCAATTATCGACGATGCTAAGAAGGCCTTGATTCTGCTGCGGCCTTATCAGATTCATGCGATTGAAGCTATTCAAACAGCCAGCAAACGCCAACAATCAGGCTATGTCTGGCACACAACAGGTTCAGGCAAAACCCTGACCTCCTACAAAGTAGCCCGCAATCTTTTGCAGATCCCATCCATTCAAAAGACCATTTTTGTGGTGGACAGACGAGATCTTGACCAGCAAACTACATCAAGCTTTCTCTCCTATGCTGCTAACGATATCGTTGACATTGATGAAACGGACAATACCCAGCAATTAGTGAAACGCCTATCGGCTGATGATAGGCGTGTGGTGGTGACAACCATTCAAAAAATAAACACTATGTTGCGCAAAATAGAAGAAGGCAAATACAAGCGTGAAGCCAGTAAAATCAAACAGCTTCATGTTGCTTTTGTTGTGGATGAATGCCATCGCGCCGTCACCCCTCTGGCTCAAAAAACTATTTCCAAATTTTTTATCAACAGTCTTTGGTATGGCTTTACAGGAACACCGATTTTTGTAGAAAACAAACGCAGGCAACTCGGTGATTTGGCCCAAACAACGCAGCAGCAATACGGTTCACGGCTGCATGAATACACGGTCAAAGAAGCCATTCATGATAAAGCAGTTCTAGGCTTTCGTATTGACTATAAAAACACCTTGATTACCGACAGGCCAGAAGAAGATATTCCCGATGAGATCTATGAATCTGAAGACCACATGCTGACAGTCTTGGACGCTATCATCAATCAATCCCGAGGCCAACTGGGCTTTCAAAATGGTGTCGGAAAGACTTATGCTGCGATTTTGACAGTCAAATCCATTGCCATGGCGCAGAAATATTATGACCTCATTAAGCGGGTCAAGGAAGGGAAAACGTCCGTTACCATTTCAGAGCGTGTGAAACAGGTCCTGCCTGATTTTCCCAAGGTGACCATCACCTACTCTGTGACGGAAAATAATGAGGATTCGACCCTCAACCAAGACAAGATGAAGCTTGCCATTGATGATTATAACCAAAACTTTGGTACCCACTATACTATATCTGAACTTAGGGCCTTCAACAGCGATGTCAATGACCGCTTAGCCCGTAAGAAAGATAAGTACCTCTTTCGTGAGGAGCAGCTGGATCTGGTTATCGTGGTCAACCGTCTCTTAACAGGTTTTGATGCGCCTTGCCTCTCGACCATTTTCATCGACCGCAAACCCATGCAGCCTCAAGATTTAATACAGGCCTTTAGCCGAACCAATCGTATCTTTGATGGCCCCAAAAAGTACGGGCAAATCATCACCTTCCAGACACCTCATCTTTTCAAGGATGCTGTAGACAATGCCCTACGCCTGTATTCCAATGGCGGCGAAAATGATGTCCTGGCCCCTGAATGGCCGGAAGAGCGCGCTAACTTTGATGAAAAATTAGCCAATCTCCGAACTCATATCTCGGATGAACCCGATTTAGGTATCGATATCGCCAACGCCAGCACTGAGCTGCTCAAGAAATTTGCCAAAGCGTATCAGGAATTTGACAAATACTTTGCCTCCATCCAAGTTTATTCAGAATATAATCAAGAGCAAGTCTTTGCGGAAACAGGCCTGAATCAAGAGCTCATCGAAAGTTACACTGGCACTTACCAAAATGTCATTGACGAAATCAGGCGCCGCAGAGAAGACGGGGACAACGGGGATGAACCGATTGATGTTATGTATGAATTAGAATCTGTCCATGTCGATGATATCAATTACGAGTATATTATTTCTCTGATACAAGCCTTCATTCCTCAATCAGACGGGGAAAGCAAAGAGCTGAGCGCTAAGGATATTGAAACTGTGGACAGCTATATCGCTAATCTCTCCAAGACCAATTCAGGGCTGGCCCAAATCATTGCTAACCTTTGGTTGGAAATTCAGATGGACCCTGAAAGTTATCGCGGCAAATCTATTGCCAATATCCTAGACCAAATGATTGAATCAGTTATTGACAATGAGGTCCGCAAACTGGCTAAGAAATGGTATATGGGCTACGATCAGCTTCTCTATCTGGTTAAGCACTACCGCAAAGGATCCGATAAGCAGCTGGGAGAAAGCGAACTCAGCAACAGCCAGCGCTACAAAGATTACAAAACGGAAGTGGCCGAAGCACTCAACCCCCTCAAATACAAAATCCAAATCAAAAAAGACTACACCAAACTCATCGAAGAAGTCATCGAACCACTGAGAGGGAGAAGGTAA